In Gopherus evgoodei ecotype Sinaloan lineage unplaced genomic scaffold, rGopEvg1_v1.p scaffold_31_arrow_ctg1, whole genome shotgun sequence, a single window of DNA contains:
- the LOC115640592 gene encoding natterin-3-like, with translation MKTGRKLEFYKKDMAMDADTELLEKISLNESASEMGEEKEKVLGNNNHAAPSLISRLQEGTSALNIYTADEEKSKTPPENKGQIIFYDHKNLKWVEWEGSIPSGAVSIWNEEASRREYVCAEAGYSVGFFSESKGPYCYYSNADQEHRTSHFRMLVNKNNGEVLEWKKGSFGSIPPKSVPSYPGVNVFVGRNRYGLGKVDLRFEAFFLPQNGKEKCYKEYEVLSVNTPKK, from the exons GAAGTTGGAATTCTACAAGAAGGACATGGCCATGGATGCAGACACAGAACTCTTGGAAAAGATTAGTCTGAATGAATCTGCTTCCGAGAtgggggaggaaaaagaaaaag tcTTGGGAAATAACAACCATGCTGCACCATCCCTGATTTCCAGACTCCAGGAAGGGACCTCTGCTTTGAATATTTACACAGCAGATGAGGAGAAGAGCAAAACACCTCCAGAGAACAAGGGCCAGATCATTTTTTATGACCACAAAAACCTGAAATGGGTTGAGTGGGAAGGGTCAATTCCAAGTGGGGCAGTTTCCATCTGGAATGAGGAGGCATCTCGCAGAGAGTATGTCTGTGCAGAGGCAGGATATTCTGTTGGGTTTTTCAGTGAAAGTAAAGGTCCATATTGTTACTATTCCAATGCTGATCAAGAACATCGCACCTCACACTTCAGAATGTTGGTAAATAAGAATAACGGTGAAGTGCTAGAGTGGAAGAAAGGATCATTTGGTTCCATTCCACCAAAGTCAGTTCCAAGCTACCCCGGAGTTAACGTTTTTGTAGGTAGGAATCGTTATGGCTTAGGGAAAGTAGACCTTAGGTTTGAAGCTTTCTTCTTACCTCAGAATGGCAAAGAGAAGTGTTACAAAGAATACGAAGTTCTGAGTGTTAACACGCCCAAGAAATAG